A single window of Anomaloglossus baeobatrachus isolate aAnoBae1 chromosome 9, aAnoBae1.hap1, whole genome shotgun sequence DNA harbors:
- the MARS2 gene encoding methionine--tRNA ligase, mitochondrial isoform X1 gives MWRLLCRKAPCGSVLHMVRAGYGGESGAALLTTPIFYVNAAPHLGHVYSALLADVQHRYSALCGRDTRLSTGTDEHGIKVQQTATALGLDPSNLCAAVSQQFRKMFDTMGISYTDFVRTTEVRHSQAVCHFWKKLEERGYIYKGTYQGWYCTSDEAFLSEEQTMESRDGEGNIFRVSAESGHQVHWMSEENYMFRLSHLRSELLSWLQTEPIYPAPFLRIVQQWLEEDLPDLSVSRQRSRVSWGIPVPSDSSHTIYVWLDALINYLTVAGFPDQNLATWGPSTHLLGKDILRFHAVYWPAFLIAAGLPPPKKLLVHSHWTCNGVKMSKSLQNVVDPMECIRRYTRDGLRYFLLRHGAPERDCDFTHHIACKLLNSELADALGGLLNRCTAHTINPEQCWPHYQCTSVPPSSQNDLNRLLGTVKELPGLVDQYMDRFQANKALEAIDSSVRCSNAFFQSQAPWKLYKGGDDAKAWGQSVLYLTLESLRLYATLLQPAVPGLAKTILDRLRVPNVSRTLKGNRFFVATSGDKCDFQGRTLGSECGLLYRRLEVEQK, from the exons ATGTGGCGGCTCCTGTGCAGGAAGGCGCCGTGCGGCTCAGTGCTGCACATGGTCagggccggctatggaggagagagcggCGCTGCGCTCCTCACCACCCCCATATTCTATGTGAACGCGGCCCCGCACCTCGGACACGTGTACTCCGCACTGCTGGCTGACGTGCAGCACCGGTACTCCGCTCTGTGCGGCCGGGACACGCGGCTCAGCACCG GAACTGATGAACATGGCATCAAGGTGCAGCAAACTGCCACTGCTTTGGGTTTGGACCCATCAAACCTCTGTGCCGCGGTTTCCCAGCAGTTCCGCAAAATGTTTGACACAATGGGCATCTCTTACACGGACTTTGTGCGCACAACTGAGGTTCGTCATTCACAAGCAGTGTGTCACTTCTGGAAGAAGCTGGAAGAGAGAGGGTATATCTACAAGGGGACATACCAGGGATGGTATTGCACCTCTGATGAAGCCTTCCTAAGTGAGGAGCAAACCATGGAGAGCAGAGATGGAGAAGGCAACATCTTCAGAGTGTCAGCAGAAAGTGGACATCAG GTACATTGGATGAGTGAAGAAAATTACATGTTCAGACTTTCCCATCTGCGCTCTGAACTCCTTTCTTGGCTTCAGACAGAACCTATTTACCCGGCTCCATTTCTTCGTATTGTTCAACAGTGGCTAGAGGAGGACTTACCGGATCTTTCTGTGTCTCGTCAACGTTCTCGTGTATCATGGGGCATCCCTGTCCCTTCCGACTCCTCTCATACAATCTATGTATGGCTGGATGCCTTGATCAACTACTTAACTGTGGCTGGATTTCCAGACCAAAATTTAGCTACCTGGGGGCCGTCAACCCATTTGCTTGGTAAAGATATTTTACGCTTTCACGCCGTATACTGGCCGGCTTTCTTGATAGCAGCCGGCCTTCCCCCACCCAAAAAATTACTTGTCCACTCCCACTGGACGTGTAATGGGGTCAAGATGTCAAAGAGCCTTCAGAACGTTGTGGATCCTATGGAATGCATTAGGCGGTATACTAGGGATGGGCTGCGGTATTTCCTGCTCCGCCATGGTGCGCCCGAGCGAGACTGTGACTTTACGCACCATATTGCTTGCAAACTGCTAAACTCTGAGCTTGCGGATGCACTGGGTGGACTGTTGAACCGCTGCACTGCACACACAATAAATCCAGAGCAATGTTGGCCACATTACCAGTGCACAAGTGTACCGCCTTCCTCACAGAATGATTTGAACAGACTGTTGGGTACTGTTAAAGAGCTGCCTGgactggtggatcagtacatggatAGATTTCAAGCAAACAAAGCCTTGGAGGCCATCGACAGCAGCGTACGGTGCTCAAATGCCTTCTTCCAGAGCCAGGCCCCATGGAAGTTGTATAAGGGAGGAGATGACGCTAAGGCATGGGGACAGTCCGTTCTGTACCTTACCCTTGAGTCGTTAAGACTTTACGCCACTCTTCTTCAGCCTGCGGTTCCAGGTCTGGCCAAAACCATACTGGATCGGCTCAGGGTTCCTAACGTATCCAGAACTCTAAAAGGGAATCGTTTCTTTGTGGCAACTTCGGGGGACAAATGTGACTTTCAGGGTCGGACATTGGGTTCAGAATGTGGTCTCCTGTATCGGAGACTGGAGGTGGAGCAGAAATAA
- the MARS2 gene encoding methionine--tRNA ligase, mitochondrial isoform X2, producing MGRVGTPISAARANPPNSPVKPPGTDEHGIKVQQTATALGLDPSNLCAAVSQQFRKMFDTMGISYTDFVRTTEVRHSQAVCHFWKKLEERGYIYKGTYQGWYCTSDEAFLSEEQTMESRDGEGNIFRVSAESGHQVHWMSEENYMFRLSHLRSELLSWLQTEPIYPAPFLRIVQQWLEEDLPDLSVSRQRSRVSWGIPVPSDSSHTIYVWLDALINYLTVAGFPDQNLATWGPSTHLLGKDILRFHAVYWPAFLIAAGLPPPKKLLVHSHWTCNGVKMSKSLQNVVDPMECIRRYTRDGLRYFLLRHGAPERDCDFTHHIACKLLNSELADALGGLLNRCTAHTINPEQCWPHYQCTSVPPSSQNDLNRLLGTVKELPGLVDQYMDRFQANKALEAIDSSVRCSNAFFQSQAPWKLYKGGDDAKAWGQSVLYLTLESLRLYATLLQPAVPGLAKTILDRLRVPNVSRTLKGNRFFVATSGDKCDFQGRTLGSECGLLYRRLEVEQK from the exons ATGGGGCGAGTGGGTACCCCCATATCTGCAGCACGTGCTAACCCCCCCAACAGTCCGGTAAAACCCCCAG GAACTGATGAACATGGCATCAAGGTGCAGCAAACTGCCACTGCTTTGGGTTTGGACCCATCAAACCTCTGTGCCGCGGTTTCCCAGCAGTTCCGCAAAATGTTTGACACAATGGGCATCTCTTACACGGACTTTGTGCGCACAACTGAGGTTCGTCATTCACAAGCAGTGTGTCACTTCTGGAAGAAGCTGGAAGAGAGAGGGTATATCTACAAGGGGACATACCAGGGATGGTATTGCACCTCTGATGAAGCCTTCCTAAGTGAGGAGCAAACCATGGAGAGCAGAGATGGAGAAGGCAACATCTTCAGAGTGTCAGCAGAAAGTGGACATCAG GTACATTGGATGAGTGAAGAAAATTACATGTTCAGACTTTCCCATCTGCGCTCTGAACTCCTTTCTTGGCTTCAGACAGAACCTATTTACCCGGCTCCATTTCTTCGTATTGTTCAACAGTGGCTAGAGGAGGACTTACCGGATCTTTCTGTGTCTCGTCAACGTTCTCGTGTATCATGGGGCATCCCTGTCCCTTCCGACTCCTCTCATACAATCTATGTATGGCTGGATGCCTTGATCAACTACTTAACTGTGGCTGGATTTCCAGACCAAAATTTAGCTACCTGGGGGCCGTCAACCCATTTGCTTGGTAAAGATATTTTACGCTTTCACGCCGTATACTGGCCGGCTTTCTTGATAGCAGCCGGCCTTCCCCCACCCAAAAAATTACTTGTCCACTCCCACTGGACGTGTAATGGGGTCAAGATGTCAAAGAGCCTTCAGAACGTTGTGGATCCTATGGAATGCATTAGGCGGTATACTAGGGATGGGCTGCGGTATTTCCTGCTCCGCCATGGTGCGCCCGAGCGAGACTGTGACTTTACGCACCATATTGCTTGCAAACTGCTAAACTCTGAGCTTGCGGATGCACTGGGTGGACTGTTGAACCGCTGCACTGCACACACAATAAATCCAGAGCAATGTTGGCCACATTACCAGTGCACAAGTGTACCGCCTTCCTCACAGAATGATTTGAACAGACTGTTGGGTACTGTTAAAGAGCTGCCTGgactggtggatcagtacatggatAGATTTCAAGCAAACAAAGCCTTGGAGGCCATCGACAGCAGCGTACGGTGCTCAAATGCCTTCTTCCAGAGCCAGGCCCCATGGAAGTTGTATAAGGGAGGAGATGACGCTAAGGCATGGGGACAGTCCGTTCTGTACCTTACCCTTGAGTCGTTAAGACTTTACGCCACTCTTCTTCAGCCTGCGGTTCCAGGTCTGGCCAAAACCATACTGGATCGGCTCAGGGTTCCTAACGTATCCAGAACTCTAAAAGGGAATCGTTTCTTTGTGGCAACTTCGGGGGACAAATGTGACTTTCAGGGTCGGACATTGGGTTCAGAATGTGGTCTCCTGTATCGGAGACTGGAGGTGGAGCAGAAATAA